Genomic DNA from Haloplanus aerogenes:
GGACGAATCGCCGGCCACACACTCCACGTCGGAGACCGGACCTACGACCTCGTCGCACTCTCCGACACCCGCTCGGTGACGCTCTCGATCCAGCGTCGATCCGCCCTCACCACTACCCTCGACGGAGTCGATAGATGACCGACGAACCACCAGCCGACGAGACAGCCGACGAACCGGATCCCGAGGAGACCGAGGCGATCATCCAGGAGATCGAGCGCAAACGCTCGCTGACTGGCTGGGCGACCGTCGCTGTCGCCGCCATCGGCATCGCCTTCTCCCTGTTCCAGATGTGGCTCGCCGCGAAGGGCTTCGTCCTCTCCTTGACGCTGCCCGCGGTGGGCGAAGTCGAGTTCGTCGCGCTCCAGTTACTCCAGATCAACGCCATCCACGTCGCTTTCGGCCTCGTCCTCACCTTCCTGCTTTACCCCTCCAGCACCGGTAACGGGCCGATTTCGCGGCGCTGTATCGCCCTCGGCGCGACGCTCGACGACCGTCTCGGTCCCGATCACCCGGTCTCGGGGAGCGTTCACGCCGTCGGCGACGCGCTCCGGTGGGTCTTCGTCGACCCCGACCTCGACCGCGTAACGCCGTTCGACCTCGCGCTGATCCCCGTGGCCGTCCTCTCGGCGGCCTACTTCGTCACCGACTTCCAGGAGATTCAGACGATGCGCGCACTGGGGCTGGAGGCCGGCCGTCCCATCCACGAGGTGTTCACGTTCCTCGACCCCGTCGCGGGCCTGCTCGGCCCGCTGACGGAAACCTCGTACGCGATGGTGCTGGGCGTGATCGGCGTCCTCCTCGTACTGGAGGCGACGCGCCGCGCCATCAGCCTCTACCTGATGCTCATCGTGGCGGCGTTCATCGTCTACGCCCGGTTCGGCGTCCTCATCCCCCAGAACGCCGCCTACGTTGGCGTCCTCTCCATCCCCGAACTCTCGTGGCCGTCGATCATCCAGAACCTCTGGTACAACACGGAGAACGGTGTCTTCGGCATCCCGGTGACCGTCTCCGTGCAGTTCATCTACATCTTCATCCTCTTCGGTGCCTTCCTCGAGATGTCCGGCGCCGGCAAGTGGTTCATCGACCTCGCGTACGCGGCGACGGGGACGCGTCGCGGCGGCCCCGCCAAGGCCTCCATCCTCGCCTCCGGGTTCATGGGCACCATCTCCGGCTCCTCCATCGCCAACACGGTGACGACGGGCGCCTTCACGATTCCGCTCATGAAGAAGTCGGGCTACCGGCCCGAGTTCGCGGGCGGCGTCGAAGCCTCGGCGTCCTCGGGCGGCCAGATCCTCCCGCCGGTCATGGGCGCGGCGGCCTTCCTCATCGTCCAGTACACCGCGACGCCGTTCGCGGACGTGATCGTCGCCGCCACCATCCCCGCCATCGTCTTCTTCTTCGGCGTCTGGGTGATGGTCCACTTCGAGGCGTCGCGGCTCGGTATCGGCGGCCTCGACCCCTCGGAACTCGTCGACATCCGGTCTCACCTCACGTCCGGGTGGTTCTACCTCGTCCCCATCGGCCTCCTGCTCTACTACCTCATCGTCGAGCGCCTGTCGGTCGCGCGGTCGGCGTGGTTCACGCTCATCGCCATCGGCGCGCTGATCACGCTCGTCGCGGCCTACAGCGACGAGACGCGCGGTCGCCTCGGCGCGCTGTTCGTCGGCCTGTTCGCCGGCAACCTCGCCGCGCAGTACGTCGCCGGCACCGGCATCCTCGGCGCCCTCCTCGGCGCCGGGCCGGGCGGCCAGTCGCTCCAGGCGGCGTTCGCGGCGACGGTCGGCCAACTCGGCGGCATCAGCATCGTCGCGGGCGTCCTCACGCTGGCAACGCACCCGTACATCGACGCCCCCTTGCTGGAGTTCGACGACGCCGTCGACAGGGCCGCCGAGACGAACGCGTCGATGATCGGCCAGCCCCGCCTCGCGGACAACGGTCTCCACCGCCTCGGCGTCTTCCTCGGCAAGTCGATGGAGAGCGGCGCGCGGACGGCCGTGCCCGTCGTCATCGCCGTCGCCGCCGCGGGCATCATCCCCGGCGTCATCAGCGTCTCTGGCCTCGGGCCGAACCTCGTGGCGCTCATCGAAGCCGTCGCCGGCGGGTCGCTCGTCCTCCTCCTCCTCGTCACCGCCGTCTCCTCCATCCTCCTCGGGATGGGGATGCCGACGACGGTGACCTACATCATCCTCGTCTCCCTGCTCGCGCCGGCGCTGA
This window encodes:
- a CDS encoding TRAP transporter permease, with translation MTDEPPADETADEPDPEETEAIIQEIERKRSLTGWATVAVAAIGIAFSLFQMWLAAKGFVLSLTLPAVGEVEFVALQLLQINAIHVAFGLVLTFLLYPSSTGNGPISRRCIALGATLDDRLGPDHPVSGSVHAVGDALRWVFVDPDLDRVTPFDLALIPVAVLSAAYFVTDFQEIQTMRALGLEAGRPIHEVFTFLDPVAGLLGPLTETSYAMVLGVIGVLLVLEATRRAISLYLMLIVAAFIVYARFGVLIPQNAAYVGVLSIPELSWPSIIQNLWYNTENGVFGIPVTVSVQFIYIFILFGAFLEMSGAGKWFIDLAYAATGTRRGGPAKASILASGFMGTISGSSIANTVTTGAFTIPLMKKSGYRPEFAGGVEASASSGGQILPPVMGAAAFLIVQYTATPFADVIVAATIPAIVFFFGVWVMVHFEASRLGIGGLDPSELVDIRSHLTSGWFYLVPIGLLLYYLIVERLSVARSAWFTLIAIGALITLVAAYSDETRGRLGALFVGLFAGNLAAQYVAGTGILGALLGAGPGGQSLQAAFAATVGQLGGISIVAGVLTLATHPYIDAPLLEFDDAVDRAAETNASMIGQPRLADNGLHRLGVFLGKSMESGARTAVPVVIAVAAAGIIPGVISVSGLGPNLVALIEAVAGGSLVLLLLVTAVSSILLGMGMPTTVTYIILVSLLAPALTAFGVPELAAHLFILYFGVIADITPPVAVAAYAASGVAKSDAFQTGIEAFSLSLNKAIVPFAFVLTPGLVLLRREPNAADLEIGEKYRVLGTADLFDLAYIVPEVLIPTACVFLGVVALAATVIGYVYTPVSRLERAAFALSSLLLMAPGLGVRGVLDVLGLVGIGSGGGSEVALGVDLALRGVGLALFVALMLGNRGQGASGFFRSESDAESSPETA